The following DNA comes from candidate division WOR-3 bacterium.
ACAACTCTAAATTGTGCCATTGTACCCGGAGTAATAGTGGTATCCGAGCAAGCAACGAACGGATTTGTAATATTATTAGCCAATGCCTGAGGATTGATATTTCCATAACTGCTTTGGTTATTGAGAATGGTAATACCCGAAGTTGAAGTCAATAAAGTCGCATTGACATCTTCCGCAGTAGCGCCACCGACATTCTTTAAAGTCACAATTATGTTGACCGTTTCACCACGATTAAAAATATTGTTATTATTACCACCGCTAACATTTGCAGAAATGAAATTAATAATTGGGGCATAGACTCGAACTGATTTATAGGAAATAAATGTACTGTCGTTTATATCCTTAAACCGTAGAGTAAAATTAATTTGGTAATTATTAGGCGCATGGCGTGCAACCCTGAAACAGTAAGTCGGATTAGAATAAACTGAGTCGTCTTGAGCGATTGTTCCAAACCAACTGGAGTCTCTAATCATAGTCACAAAAGTATCGCTACACAACATACGAGCTCGAACTCCGGTTGCAGTACCAACACCAATATTTTTAGCCCAGACACCATAATCAATTAATTCGCCGGGATTAACTTGCCCATTAGCACTTGAATCATTTAGCACTGTAGTGGAGGCAATAACATATGGATAACTAGAAGCTACAACCGGAATAGTTGCTTGATATCGGTAATAATTGAACTTTGTGACTGTAATCGTGACATTTGTCCCCGGAACTTGAGGAGGAATTGTGACGACCACGGGACTGCCGGTTCCCATGGCTCGGCCGATAATTTGACCGTCAACGGTCAGGGCAATTATTGAGCTGTCATTCGCGGTCACTGTAAATGAAGTTGCGCCGGCCAGAATTGTCGGGGGATGGACAACAGTTAAGTTTTGTGGTTGCATAGAATATAAGGGTGTAAAGACATCACCGTGGTGATGGAAGAGGTAGTAGGTAACTTGCTTATCAGTGGTGTTATAAGGCCAATTAGAAGCATACAGGAAGTATTTACCATAACACATTGCGGCACAAGGATAAAGGGCTGAAGCTGGTGTCGTGCCAGAGGATGGATAATCAGGCATAAACTGTTGCCACATGTAATCGTACATACCCCAAGCATAACAGTCATTGACAAAGGAATAAGATACCTGACTAGCCGCGTTGACTCCCAACGCACCGGCCGGTTGATTGTTGTAAGTATGACGATGAAATTTTTCAGCAAAGACTTCACTAGAATAATCAAAGCGTCCAGTTAAACAGTTGTGAGAGTTAACAAATATTAACTTTCCAACGTTGGTAAGACTATTAATATTGCTATTACTGAACTGCGGTTCGCCCCAACCAGTCTCAGAACCATGATCCCGATGCTGAAGGATAAATCCACCAGAATTGATCGCATTGATTATTCCCTGGGTTGAACCATTATTCCACCACGAAGAATTATACGGGTTCGTTGTTGATGGGAGCCATCCGAGATTATAGAAGTAATTTACGACAGTCGAAGTATTGGTCGCAGTTGACCAAGAACCGCCCACCGTTGGTGTTCCCGAAT
Coding sequences within:
- a CDS encoding C25 family cysteine peptidase, which produces MRKILYLFFVFLLTSSVWALKSEVITYRDNWGRYPLFNVIQSTPSGVEVVFSIHKLVIEEQEIDGVPMKSFGIPGILLFNDEGAPNLAGTGRFIAIPQGAKPRLTILDYRTEVFHNVEVAPAPKLPFDSDDSPLQYKKNMEIYGKNAYYPDAPVKLSEPLQIRGVDCVVLGITPFQYNPITKELIVYKDLRVRVDFIGGNGHFGVDALRNIYWEPILQGQLLNYNVLPQIDFFAPERINARDGYEYIIIVPDDPVFIPWAETIKLWRQLQGISTNVYTLTQIGGNTTTAIKNFLTNAYNTWNPRPVGFLLLSDYENSGKVYGITSYRQPHPYSGTYVSDNWYADMNGDHLPDMFHARICAQNATQLQTMIRKFLDYERTPPTDTGFYNHPLVCCGWQTERWFQLCAEVIRGFFINGLGKDPARQYNIYSGTPTVGGSWSTATNTSTVVNYFYNLGWLPSTTNPYNSSWWNNGSTQGIINAINSGGFILQHRDHGSETGWGEPQFSNSNINSLTNVGKLIFVNSHNCLTGRFDYSSEVFAEKFHRHTYNNQPAGALGVNAASQVSYSFVNDCYAWGMYDYMWQQFMPDYPSSGTTPASALYPCAAMCYGKYFLYASNWPYNTTDKQVTYYLFHHHGDVFTPLYSMQPQNLTVVHPPTILAGATSFTVTANDSSIIALTVDGQIIGRAMGTGSPVVVTIPPQVPGTNVTITVTKFNYYRYQATIPVVASSYPYVIASTTVLNDSSANGQVNPGELIDYGVWAKNIGVGTATGVRARMLCSDTFVTMIRDSSWFGTIAQDDSVYSNPTYCFRVARHAPNNYQINFTLRFKDINDSTFISYKSVRVYAPIINFISANVSGGNNNNIFNRGETVNIIVTLKNVGGATAEDVNATLLTSTSGITILNNQSSYGNINPQALANNITNPFVACSDTTITPGTMAQFRVVVNYGYWTDTFSFSLPVEIYLEEFEASNGNFEASPASGGWAWGVPSSGPGSAH